DNA from Chaetodon trifascialis isolate fChaTrf1 chromosome 14, fChaTrf1.hap1, whole genome shotgun sequence:
GCAATATGAAATTGACCGATAAATAATTGGTAGGCCTACacagagaaatatatatatttaagtaTCTGTGTCCTTCATAGTTTGCTGTTTTTGACTTAAATGATTTAAAGTTTCCAGATTTCCCCCAGCGGGTAGCAGTACAATCCAGAGAGctaatacattttctttttttgtccaacaataataacaatgaacTTACAGTACACAGTCCCATAATAAAGATATACATACTGAATACAATATAAATGTCaagacagaaaaatagaaaaatatcaaTAGAAACCAAAAGTCAAATACATATCAGAGAAAGTATACAGAGTAAAGTGTACTTATGAGTCTTTGTGGTTCTTGTTGTAGCTGGAGCTTGTGTTGGCTCTCATTGTTGGTATATTGGCTGTGGAACTgtacgtttttttgtttttctttccagtcctggcgcacgcacgcacgcacgcacgcacgcacgcacgcacgcacacacgcacacacacacacacacacacacacacacacacacacatagacacaaaaTAACGCACATCTGCAACTACAGACACATGCACTAGCACACATGCCTGCACAGGAGCAGGTGtgcacgcacccacacacacacacacacactcacccacacacacacacacacacacacacagctcacatgaCCGTGCAGCATTTGCAGGTctgtttcttctccttctctccttcctctccgcCACCGTTGGCCTTTTCTTTCTCCGCCATGCTCCCGTTGGGTGGAGCCTGCTCCGCCGTGGCCGCCTCTCCTCCCGCTTTCCCGTCCCCGTCCTCGATCACAACAAACTCAGCCTTGACGTTTCCGTCCACCCCCTCCATTCCCAAGGCCGTGCGggtctcctgctcctcctcgaCGGTCTTGTAGCCCATGAACACCAGGGTCACGGGGTTGTCTGCGCTAGCTTGGTCAGGACTGGGACCCAGCAGCTTGGCCTCAATCCCTGTCACCTCTCTCTTGGGGGTCTGACCAGAGGTCTGCACTACACCATTCTCACCTACAGGGGGCGCCAGAGTATCATTGAGAGGTTAGGAGAGTGCCAAAAGGAAAGAGGGTGGTCAGGGTAagtcacagagacaaagaaagaaaggaaatattgtTTTAATGACCTCCGGCGGAAAGGCACAGTTTAATGGAGCAAATGAAGAGGCCATTATTAGCTTGCTCTGTCTTCCCGAGACAGGTGGTCAGGCCGCGTTGCCATGGTTTCCTGTGTGATCATACGTTGCCATGGGTACTGAACTTACCTCCATTTTCTTTGGCCACACCCTTATTGGCTGGCACGTCTGTCTCCAGCTCTTCAATCTCTTGTTCCAGCCTGGCTCAGGAACACACACGCGAGGAAATGAATTAAGTTTAAGCGGTGGTCCTTTACACCACTGAGTCTATGGTGGACAGTATGAAGTCAAACACGGAGTATAAAGCCAGTTATTTAtagatcttcttcttctttcacatTTTATCCAGCTGAACactttacccacaatgcaattaAACTATTTCTGGACACATTTCTGCAACACATAACGATCACACGGCATCAAAAGCATCGTGGTCCCTGTTCAAAGCCTGCAGCTTCGTCTCTAATGTCTTCTAGTGCGACATAAGATTTCTATTCCACAGTCATCCCTCccgctgtttttgttttagcaTTGGTAAAATGTACGCACGCCTACGTTTTCACCACAACAACCACACGTTTGACCCATGCACATGCAAATAAAGATAATATTCTGTTTTAATAATCGTCTCTTTCAGCTGGTTTCAAAGGTCGGACATGCAGGGGTTTTCACATGCTGACCTGAGGATGACCTGCTCCAGGAGTTTGGTCTTCACCTCATCCTCCTGAAGACGCTTCTGAGTCTCCTCCTCCGCTGGAGCTCCATCTAACAACCAGCGCTCCCTCAGTGCCTTCGACTGCAAGAGAACAACATAAATACAGACATGTTGAGAGTTAACGCGGAGAAAGGGAATTAGTTAAGGCAGAGGAGTTATTTCTTATGAACCAAAAGGGGAAGATGTTTCACACAATGGCCCACCTGCACCTTCACGTGTATGTCAGCTTTAATGGAAAGAGCCTGAGCAGGTAGAGGACTCTTTGATCTTTCATCAGGAGCGGCTGATTAATTAATTAGCAGTGATTCGATCTCCCAAAATGCCAGGCGCCATCACCCTTTCTCACACGGACATCAGTGTAATTTCTGTCCAGAGGAGATTAGTGGCACTTTCACTGAGAACGACACGTCCTTTTAGCTAATCTACAACAAAAATCAAGCAGCGAGCGCGTCCAGCACTTCTCTGCTGACCGCGGCCGCTCGCTGATTCTGTCACATACTTCAACCGCTGCCAACTTGTTGTTGCCAAGTGGACTATGGCACCCGGCCAGAGGCATCAAGGCCTCTGGCACTgaatggaaaaatgtaaaataagatgtaATTATCCTATTATCCTCAGTTGAGCACGGGATTGTAAATCTAAGATGAGTCACTAAAAGATAAAATAGTGTAATGGTGTCAAACATTTCCTAGAGGTTGATGATGAGTATGAAAGGAGAGCACTCTGTGACTAAACTGTGGCTAAATTTGTCAGCTGTTAGCCTCATTATAACAGCAGAGGCTAATTCTAGGACAAAATAGTTAAATACTTGAGCTAAAACAAGCAACATGGGAAtgaaaatgtatatattttgttcTGAGGTGGAGTTCTATTCCgatctatgtttatttcctctaTCAGTTTCCAAACTGCCCTGACCCCCCATCCACATTCCCCCCCGCTGATAAGCTAATATCAAAGCGAACACTTGGCGTGCTTTGTGGTAAATATAACAGTGCGTCTCCGTCGCAGCTGTTAGCCCGTGCAGGGAAAGGCAGCCCCGCTCGGCCGTATGGAAAAGTGCGAGAAAAAGCTTGTTTTCACGAGCTGGACTGAAAATCTGGACCTGCGCTCGATGTGAATTCCTCTCTAGTGATGCAACAAGAATTTCTACAGCAAAACTCCCcgttttttctcttcctcttctccgaCCACCgccccttcctctccctctcgctctctatCCATCATCAAGTTCATGAACTTTTTTGATGTGTGTACATTATACTGAATGAGGCCGTAAATGTCAGGATGTGTTTCCCTCGGTTTCAATCCCCgtttatctgtttttatccGTTACAGCGCCGCTCTGTCGTTCTGTTTCAACTCTTACTTACTGTCCCCATTGAGTAATTTAGCTCCAGACGCTCAGCTGCACACAGCTtcgcagcacacacactcacacggtGTAACTCAACACTCTTCATACCCCAGCCCTGCTCGGTCTCCTGGGCTCTGAATCTAACCctgcttccctctgtctctctctctcactacTCTCTCAATCTTGCTCGCTCTCTCGCCACACCCTACTACCCCCAACGCCTGACATCACTTAATGTACTCACtcatgtgtacacacacgcatgcacacacacacacacacacacacacacacacacacacacacacacacacacacacacacacacacacacacacacacaccagtctgCACCAGCAGCCATAAAGCCGGTGCGCTGAAGTTACGTCTCTCTCCATTGTTCTTTGGAGTAAAAGCTGCTAACGTAGCAGACAAAGGGCGGAAttgtgatacacacacacacacacacacacacacacacacacacacacactcacacacacacgtcagtaCATCTGAATGTACTGAGCAGCTGTTGGGGAAAGAGCTGTATTTCAAAATTCTTCCATCTTCAgctatttattctttttaaagTACATAACTCAGTTTATCccaaataaaaagcatttatcATAAACTGCTTAAAGACTTTTTGGAAAGAgcacttgtttgctttcttgccatgAGCTACGTGAAAAGATTGGAccgctgtctctctgtctgtctgtctgtctgcacagtgaatattagcctagcttagcacaaacactgaaaagtgaTGGGCACAGCTAGCGTGGCTGCACATACCGCCACAAAACCAgtatctgttgttttttttctaattttatgaaCGTCACTTTTCATGCGCTCCCAtataaactgtgtgttttgcatATTTGGACAAATAAGAATATCGGATGTGGATCAGAGGTTTTAATTAGAGGGAGCGCCAGCTGCTGCAAGCACAATCATATCTTCTATAGCTTGCTAATTAAAAGCAGAACTCGTATGAATGCTTTCTGTGCTAACACTGTATTACGTAATCTCACCATTTTGTCTGCACTGCTAGAGTgcgaatatgtgtgtgtgtgaccctgtGTTGGTGTGATTTAATAGTGGGGCAGGTACACTCTTATAAAAATGTTGCGTGTGAACGGAGAAGTTTATTGGCTTTTCCACATGAACGCCACCTCTGGAAAAGCCATACTTGCTGTGGTTTGCACAAAGAGCCTTCTAATGCTCCTGTACAGCGTGATTGCACTTCCCCTCcgtctatctgtgtgtgtgtgccggcGTGCGAGACGAAAGCGGGGTGCGGTGGGTGTAAGAGCCGTTTCCTGTTGGTGGGAGTGGGACAAAAACCTGTTTCCTCTGCCGAAGCCCTCTGCATTGTCTGAGGCTTCTGTGTTCTTTCATGAAGCGACGCACACAGAAAGCAACACGCACACATGTAGCGACACACACTTACAAAGGTTCGCtctgaaaatagaaaaagtgGGAGCACGCGAGGACAATAGCGCAGGTCACAGCCATTTTTGCGCACATGCGTCTACGCGCCGCGACCTTTGCTCGTATCTGTGACCTGCTGGATCGTCCGCGGCTGAAATAGCTTTGATAGTGCTGACACACGCGCTGACAAAAGCCTGGGCTCTGATATAATACGCGTGTGTGTCCGCATGCATGCAGATTTCaacgtgtgtgcgcgtgtgcgtaTAAACAGCATGTGGAGGAGCCGCTGGCGTTATCTGCCGTCCATTCCGAACATTCCGTGACAGCAGTAGTTTGGGAGTATCTGACTATGTGGGACCGGTGGATTTGAAAGGGATTGCTGGGTTTAGATTAGCGCTCACGTCgttcctgaaaacacagaactgaGCGGTGGTACTCCCGTCCGCTTGTTTCACATTCTGGTAAAAGCAAGGGAGAGGCGTGTAGGGGCCCAGGTTACACTTGGAAACAATTTTATTCATGAAAACATTCATGTTATCAGTGCGAGAGCTCcggcacatttcaaacaaagtgtTCTCAGAGGATGTCGAACACAGAGCTCCTCCTCACCAGTTCACTCACGGCAGCGTGAGGTCTTTCTGTGCACATAAGGTGGTTTACCAGTCAAGGTGAGGGCGATGAAAAACCCAAAGGATGTATAATTTAGTGTGTTAGAAATTTAATTTATGTATAGAAAAGTCATCACAAGCACGCTcaatttaaagtatgtttgacatatACTTTATAAAAGTGGACTTCTAAATAGATGTCAGTAAGTTCTACTTGAATGTATTAAAAATTAATATACTGGTTCTGCAGTACTTAAAGTGGTACTTACAAAAAGTACTTCATTGTAAGTGTACTTATGAAAAGTATATATATGTGTAGGATTTTCAAGTCCTTTGTAATACATGCTTAATTAAAGCGTACtttgatttcacttcatttttagTAAATTTAAGTATTCCAATACAATTGTGATGAAAGTGTGCTTTGAATTCTCATGAATTCActggtgtacttcagtacactgCAAATATTACTCAAGTGGTACACAAGGACTAGTCAAACTTgtccagacaaacaaaaaaaagacgaACGGATGGTTTATTATGTATGTACCAAACAGGACGCACAGATTCTGGATGGGGTCTGGATGAGGAGATGTTCTATCAGGTTATACTAGAAAAGAAGTCGTTCATACAACGTGTCGTCCGACCGCAGCGCAGATCAAAAGCTTCGAGCTGTTCTGAACAGCCACACTCGAAGGCGGGCTGAGGGCAGAGACGTGATATCATCTAAATACGCTGCGAATGTTCTGCCAGTCTGCCGAGAACATCGactctcctgctgtcttttgttgctctttaCTGATCCGCAGCGTGTTTAATCACAGCCACCGTGACTACAGATATTCCAATCACCGTGTGCACTCTTATGATGCTCTTGAGGTGTTATGAATTAAACTGAAGGCTTGCTAGCTCTTTGCTCATTCAAGGATCTGACTCAGGGACCCGAGGGTGGATTTCTTTCCTGGAACTGATTCATCG
Protein-coding regions in this window:
- the palm1b gene encoding paralemmin 1b, whose amino-acid sequence is MAEVSQEERLQAIAEKRKRQTEIENKRRQLDDDRRQLQHLKSKALRERWLLDGAPAEEETQKRLQEDEVKTKLLEQVILRLEQEIEELETDVPANKGVAKENGGENGVVQTSGQTPKREVTGIEAKLLGPSPDQASADNPVTLVFMGYKTVEEEQETRTALGMEGVDGNVKAEFVVIEDGDGKAGGEAATAEQAPPNGSMAEKEKANGGGEEGEKEKKQTCKCCTVM